Proteins from a genomic interval of Paenibacillus sp. RC334:
- a CDS encoding diguanylate cyclase, translating into MSPSVWYDLVLFLLLFALYVYVFATVRITNLHKVYFLFHFLMMLWPLCQFATDMAHDRRLQLFYVTMSFVSLSMLGSGWLLLTVFLTGNADKLGKKRLFLLFAPAVIAVVGVVMNPFSLFVAPLEGGYIDRAYGPWFWIVIVILVSYFFASLSVLFRTLHSSQTSPTIKKQVKITLWGIFVLFAFAGSDALLNVVLSEWLPIIPGLTSLGIFLSDLFFVYVIKKYNVFDLVYIAHEDVINTIPYGILVLDENESIVEVNKALQSFIDLHVGDHFDMEAFLGSVRVEGSSKRFLDHYKQKENTLSPMEIIVERDSARHFILQASPIVDSYRMQIGHILTFQDVSQERYLVKEMNRQNEILQERNHSLDRIRHELSQANRQLEELVLTDSLTNCYNRRYLTQHLTHEVITNIHYKTPFSLILFDIDFFKAINDRYGHVKGDEVLYRTAQAVKQSIRSTDILTRYGGEEFMIYLPHTERQLAKQLAERVRLSVESNHIVVEHEIEQVSITISIGILSIEDFDHEHVLDNPEEYLIQLFAAVDKALYQAKQNGRNRIEFAEFQSKKEGYSYHTRNYRNSYSRK; encoded by the coding sequence GTGAGCCCATCAGTATGGTATGATCTCGTTTTATTCCTCCTATTGTTTGCTTTATATGTTTATGTTTTTGCTACCGTTAGGATTACAAACTTACATAAGGTTTACTTCTTATTTCATTTTTTAATGATGCTTTGGCCATTGTGTCAATTTGCTACAGATATGGCTCATGATCGGCGGTTGCAGTTGTTTTATGTGACCATGTCCTTTGTCTCACTCTCCATGTTGGGGAGCGGTTGGCTTCTTCTTACCGTTTTTCTTACCGGAAATGCTGATAAATTAGGAAAAAAAAGATTATTCCTGTTGTTTGCGCCAGCGGTTATTGCAGTAGTTGGTGTGGTCATGAACCCGTTTAGTCTGTTTGTAGCTCCGCTGGAGGGCGGTTACATCGATAGAGCATATGGCCCATGGTTCTGGATTGTGATCGTTATTCTGGTCAGCTACTTTTTTGCTTCCCTCTCTGTTTTGTTTCGGACATTGCATTCCTCCCAAACGTCACCAACGATTAAAAAACAAGTAAAAATAACGCTGTGGGGAATATTCGTGCTGTTCGCTTTTGCAGGTAGCGATGCCCTTCTTAATGTGGTCCTAAGCGAGTGGTTGCCGATCATTCCAGGATTGACTTCTCTGGGGATTTTTCTTTCAGATCTATTTTTCGTATATGTCATAAAAAAATACAATGTGTTTGATCTTGTTTACATCGCTCATGAGGATGTGATCAATACGATTCCATATGGAATACTTGTGCTAGATGAAAATGAATCCATTGTTGAAGTCAACAAAGCTTTACAATCCTTTATAGATCTACATGTGGGCGATCATTTTGATATGGAGGCGTTTCTGGGGTCTGTTCGTGTAGAGGGCAGTAGCAAGAGGTTTCTGGATCATTATAAGCAAAAAGAAAATACCTTGTCTCCAATGGAAATCATCGTTGAGCGCGACAGCGCGCGTCATTTTATACTACAAGCTTCTCCGATTGTTGATTCTTACCGTATGCAAATCGGTCATATCCTTACGTTTCAGGATGTCTCACAAGAGCGCTATCTTGTTAAAGAAATGAATCGGCAGAATGAGATCCTTCAGGAACGAAATCATTCACTTGATCGCATTCGTCATGAGTTATCCCAAGCCAATCGACAACTTGAAGAATTAGTCCTTACTGACAGTTTAACAAACTGCTACAATCGCCGTTATTTGACCCAGCACCTGACTCATGAGGTGATTACCAATATTCATTATAAAACCCCGTTTTCACTCATACTCTTCGATATTGATTTCTTTAAAGCTATCAATGACCGCTATGGACATGTAAAAGGGGATGAAGTTCTTTATCGTACTGCTCAAGCAGTCAAACAATCCATTCGTAGTACCGATATTCTAACTCGATATGGCGGGGAGGAATTCATGATCTACCTTCCGCATACAGAACGCCAGTTAGCCAAACAATTAGCGGAACGAGTGAGATTATCGGTAGAGTCGAACCACATTGTAGTGGAGCATGAGATCGAACAGGTTTCCATTACGATAAGTATAGGGATTTTATCCATTGAGGATTTTGATCATGAACATGTACTGGACAATCCAGAAGAGTATTTAATCCAACTTTTTGCTGCAGTAGATAAGGCACTTTACCAAGCCAAGCAAAATGGACGCAATCGGATCGAATTTGCAGAATTCCAGAGTAAAAAGGAAGGATACTCATATCATACAAGGAATTATAGAAACTCATATTCACGTAAGTAA
- a CDS encoding SDR family oxidoreductase: MKTIFITGASSGIGRATVKHFAERGWNVVATMRSPEQETEFITLDNVLVLRLDVEKEDTIQSALAEAIQRFDKIDVLLNNAGYGTMGLIEVATDEQIRRQFEVNVFGLIRMTKAMLPHFRSNQEGLLINISSMGGKVTFPTMSLYHSSKFAVEGFSESVSYELASQNIKVKLIEPGAINTDFGGRSMEFFFNDALTDYKPFTTAFLGKLGEMEKHPAYASPPDIVAETIYQAATDGTNQFRYVVGEDAKMLIHMKENTDEEEYLANIAQHFS; this comes from the coding sequence ATGAAAACAATTTTTATTACGGGTGCTTCATCGGGCATTGGGAGAGCTACGGTAAAACATTTTGCTGAAAGAGGATGGAACGTAGTAGCCACGATGCGTTCACCTGAACAAGAAACTGAATTCATTACACTAGATAATGTGTTGGTGCTAAGGCTTGATGTTGAGAAAGAAGATACTATTCAATCTGCGTTAGCGGAAGCGATTCAACGGTTTGATAAAATTGACGTTCTTCTCAATAATGCTGGATATGGAACAATGGGTCTTATAGAAGTAGCTACGGATGAGCAGATTAGAAGACAGTTTGAAGTGAACGTTTTTGGTCTTATCCGTATGACTAAAGCTATGTTGCCACATTTTAGATCTAATCAAGAAGGTTTGCTGATCAATATCTCTTCTATGGGAGGGAAAGTGACCTTTCCTACGATGTCTCTGTATCATTCATCTAAATTCGCGGTAGAAGGTTTTTCTGAATCCGTATCTTATGAATTAGCATCACAAAACATCAAAGTAAAGTTGATTGAACCAGGTGCTATTAATACGGACTTTGGTGGAAGATCGATGGAGTTCTTTTTTAATGATGCATTAACGGACTATAAGCCGTTTACTACTGCATTTCTGGGTAAATTGGGTGAAATGGAAAAACACCCAGCATACGCTTCGCCTCCAGATATTGTTGCCGAAACAATATATCAAGCGGCCACAGACGGTACAAATCAATTCCGATATGTAGTTGGAGAAGATGCAAAGATGCTCATTCATATGAAAGAAAATACGGATGAAGAAGAGTATCTAGCAAATATAGCTCAGCATTTTTCTTGA
- a CDS encoding PadR family transcriptional regulator produces the protein MNSQDVILGMLMKESLTGYEIKQLLEDVFSNFYSSSYGTIYPTLTRMEKEELITKEFVLQEGKPNKNVLNITAKGRDCFNAYLQAPLEGDSIKKSDFMMRLYFGEFVGYDKVIIWLKQVQEESQKKLDQLFEQYSLYKDEMHPAQIICIQIGIEEYKAKLTTIAQGLLSMEQLVQEKSRI, from the coding sequence TTGAACAGTCAGGATGTTATTTTAGGCATGCTTATGAAAGAATCGTTGACTGGATACGAAATAAAACAGTTATTGGAGGATGTATTCTCTAATTTCTATAGTTCAAGTTATGGAACGATTTATCCCACACTTACTCGAATGGAGAAGGAGGAATTGATAACTAAGGAATTTGTGCTCCAGGAAGGTAAGCCTAACAAGAATGTTTTAAATATAACGGCTAAAGGACGAGATTGTTTTAACGCCTATTTACAAGCGCCACTAGAGGGAGACAGTATTAAGAAATCTGATTTTATGATGAGGCTTTATTTCGGTGAATTTGTTGGGTATGACAAGGTGATTATTTGGTTGAAGCAAGTACAAGAGGAATCACAAAAAAAGTTAGATCAATTATTTGAGCAATATTCGCTTTATAAAGATGAAATGCATCCAGCACAGATCATCTGCATCCAAATTGGGATAGAAGAATATAAAGCTAAACTCACAACCATTGCCCAGGGATTGTTAAGCATGGAGCAGTTAGTGCAAGAGAAGAGCAGAATTTAG
- a CDS encoding malate:quinone oxidoreductase: MSSIQKKTDVILIGAGVMSATLGSLLKELAPEWEIKVFEKLANAGEESSNEWNNAGTGHAALCELNYTSEKADGSIDISKAVNINEQFQLSRQFWSFLVDSNLIRNPQDFIKPIPHMSLVIGEQDVSFLNKRFKALSNVPLFQGMEFSDDPEKLKEWIPLIMEGRTSNEPIAATKIDSGTDVNFGALTRMLFDHLQSKNVEIKYKHSIKNIKRTSDGSWEVKVHNLESGKIEYHTAKFIFIGGGGGSLPLLQRTGIPESKHIGGFPVSGLFMVCNNPKVVEQHHAKVYGKAKLGAPPMSVPHLDTRYIGNKKALLFGPFAGFSPKFLKTGSNLDLICSVKPNNLFTMLAAGAKEMALTKYLIQQVMLSNEKRLEELREFIPNAKVEDWEIVIAGQRVQVIKDTEAGKGTLQFGTEVVSAADGSVAALLGASPGASTAVNVMLEVLERCFPQHMKEWEPKIKEMIPSYGVSLAENPELFQEIHDSTTQTLGLGEKEPIHG, translated from the coding sequence ATGAGTAGCATACAGAAAAAAACAGACGTTATCTTAATTGGTGCCGGAGTCATGAGTGCGACTCTGGGATCATTGCTGAAAGAGTTAGCACCGGAATGGGAAATTAAAGTGTTTGAGAAACTCGCAAACGCAGGAGAAGAAAGCTCTAACGAATGGAATAATGCGGGTACGGGTCATGCTGCACTGTGTGAGCTGAACTATACATCCGAAAAAGCTGACGGATCTATAGATATTAGTAAAGCTGTAAACATTAATGAGCAGTTTCAGCTCTCAAGACAGTTTTGGTCTTTTCTTGTAGACAGCAATTTGATTCGTAATCCGCAGGACTTTATCAAGCCAATACCTCATATGAGTTTGGTAATAGGGGAACAAGACGTATCTTTTTTGAATAAGCGATTTAAAGCGCTATCAAACGTCCCTCTGTTCCAAGGAATGGAATTTTCTGATGACCCTGAAAAGCTGAAGGAATGGATTCCGCTGATCATGGAAGGTCGTACATCGAATGAACCGATCGCGGCAACCAAAATCGACTCCGGAACAGATGTCAACTTTGGTGCTTTAACACGCATGTTGTTTGACCATTTACAAAGTAAAAACGTCGAGATCAAATACAAGCATAGTATTAAGAATATTAAACGTACGAGCGACGGCTCGTGGGAAGTCAAAGTGCATAATCTTGAAAGCGGTAAAATCGAATACCATACTGCCAAATTTATCTTTATCGGTGGTGGTGGCGGAAGTCTGCCTTTACTACAAAGAACCGGTATTCCTGAGTCCAAACATATCGGAGGATTTCCGGTAAGTGGACTGTTTATGGTATGTAACAATCCTAAAGTTGTCGAGCAGCATCATGCAAAAGTATACGGTAAAGCTAAGCTTGGTGCTCCTCCCATGTCTGTTCCGCATCTGGATACAAGATACATTGGCAACAAAAAAGCACTGTTGTTTGGACCGTTTGCCGGCTTCTCACCAAAGTTTTTGAAAACGGGTTCAAATTTGGATTTGATCTGTTCTGTCAAACCCAATAACCTCTTCACGATGTTGGCGGCAGGTGCAAAAGAGATGGCATTGACCAAATACCTGATCCAGCAAGTGATGTTATCGAATGAAAAGCGTCTGGAAGAATTACGCGAGTTTATTCCGAACGCCAAAGTCGAGGACTGGGAGATCGTGATAGCGGGCCAACGTGTGCAGGTGATCAAAGATACAGAGGCTGGTAAAGGAACCCTTCAATTTGGTACGGAAGTGGTTAGTGCCGCTGATGGCTCGGTAGCTGCATTGCTCGGTGCTTCTCCGGGTGCTTCTACTGCTGTTAACGTTATGCTGGAAGTATTAGAAAGATGTTTCCCACAACATATGAAAGAGTGGGAACCGAAGATAAAAGAAATGATTCCTTCTTATGGTGTGTCACTAGCAGAAAACCCGGAGCTTTTCCAAGAAATTCATGATTCTACAACGCAGACGCTTGGTCTGGGCGAAAAGGAACCGATCCATGGTTAA
- a CDS encoding glycosyl hydrolase 53 family protein has product MRRKRQAWLLLVVAIMFSSWPMRLTPAAAAASAGVSAVVNGGFETDFWSDQSWQVEASDWNQMDIQHYAYASDPFITPSEDTYALKYWINDAAPTDQQVTVSQKLSTLQPGSYELSVQSMGGADAEAGHVQVFAGTDQSGEVATSGYNQWGSVTLKFVLTEQTSDLVIGARISGAAAAWGYLDRFTLKQASTDTTHPVAADIFVKKVEGLKSDFIKGVDISSILSLEQSGVRFYNEQGTEQDIFQTLKESGVNYVRVRVWNNPYDVKGNGYGGGNNDLAKAIEIGKRATNNGLKLLVDFHYSDFWADPGKQHVPKAWQNLSFADKEQAVYDYTRDSLQQLLDQGIDVGMVQVGNETNQSFIGEKDWTKISALFNKGSQAVRAVDPNILVALHFTNPETPGRYASYAKALSDNRVDYDVFASSYYPFWHGSLSNLTAVLKQVADTYGKKVMVAETSYAYTSEDGDGHENTAPRSSGQTLDYPISAQGQATSVRNVIEAVSNVGDAGIGVFYWEPAWLPVGPRADVEQNKQLWEQYGSGWAASYAAEYDPDDAGKWYGGSAVDNQALFDFTGHPLPSLNVFNYVNTGAVAAIKVDAVQAVTLTANAGDNISLPDSVTVMYNDGSTGTLAVEWDQAVLAQAVSQGAGSYVINGTAKGGYPAQAVLEIRRPNLLVNGSFEQSDLSMWKITYGAESTPHTDYQNKASDAKSGQYSLHFYSADAVHFQVEQAVYGLKPGYYDLSMSIQGGDAKNAQMKLFAATGGKEDKVDTGVNGWVQWNQPVIRDIRVTDGKLTVGASIQADGGAWGSLDDFYLTFVRDVEAAPGKDSSKNSSTGGGSISAVQSENVTVSVDGGKNSSTMLSNVVIQRTTLSDGSKKDRVSYGAAQAREALSSVKAEGRSSVRLVMPDSKDEVSELEFALPKDTAKTLADAGVGLEVYTNHARLILSPSTLASMDGNRQFTLSPVKSEAAIQAVAERAKQNSLVQEAAGQGEVRVIGRPVMIETNLQGQSVEMVLPLPQQSLPNSAEERQAFLSNLAVYVEHGDGTRELVQPTLLWDGNHPAGLSFSVNKFSTFTVLHLNKQIASIGGEQESERSQPYMQGYPNGTFQPARRMTRAELAEILFRLAVDRSEQPLVESSASQNRPNYTDVAGQNWAAEAIDTVTTAGWMKGYSSSTFAPERPITRAEMATVLARWKNLSGAASATFPDTTGHWAKDDIARVQQADYMHGMPDGSFQPDQTLSRAEAVTLFNRVWKREPVSFTNSSRWSDVPVGHWAFGDIAAATTRIR; this is encoded by the coding sequence ATGAGAAGAAAGAGACAGGCATGGTTGTTGCTGGTGGTGGCGATTATGTTCAGTTCGTGGCCGATGCGGCTGACACCAGCGGCGGCGGCCGCATCGGCTGGTGTTTCGGCAGTCGTAAACGGGGGATTCGAGACGGACTTCTGGAGTGATCAATCGTGGCAGGTGGAAGCATCGGATTGGAATCAGATGGATATTCAGCATTATGCCTATGCCAGTGATCCTTTTATTACGCCGTCTGAAGATACGTATGCACTCAAGTATTGGATCAACGACGCGGCGCCGACGGACCAGCAGGTCACGGTCAGCCAGAAGCTTTCGACGCTGCAGCCAGGCAGTTATGAGCTGTCGGTGCAATCGATGGGCGGCGCCGATGCCGAAGCGGGACATGTACAGGTATTCGCAGGTACCGATCAGAGCGGTGAGGTGGCAACGTCAGGCTATAACCAATGGGGAAGCGTGACCTTGAAATTCGTGCTGACCGAGCAGACTTCCGATCTGGTCATTGGGGCGAGGATCAGCGGCGCTGCGGCTGCGTGGGGCTATCTGGACCGCTTTACCTTAAAGCAGGCCAGCACGGATACGACCCACCCGGTGGCAGCGGATATTTTCGTGAAGAAGGTCGAAGGATTGAAGTCTGATTTTATCAAAGGTGTCGATATATCCAGCATTCTTTCTCTGGAGCAGAGTGGAGTACGCTTCTATAACGAGCAAGGCACAGAGCAGGATATATTCCAGACGCTGAAGGAATCCGGCGTAAACTATGTCCGGGTGCGTGTGTGGAATAACCCGTATGATGTGAAAGGTAACGGCTATGGCGGCGGGAACAACGATCTGGCCAAAGCGATCGAAATCGGCAAGCGGGCGACCAACAACGGGCTGAAGCTGCTGGTGGATTTCCACTATTCCGATTTCTGGGCCGATCCGGGCAAGCAGCATGTGCCGAAGGCCTGGCAGAATCTGAGCTTTGCTGACAAGGAACAGGCGGTGTACGACTATACCCGGGACAGCCTGCAGCAGCTGCTCGATCAGGGTATAGATGTGGGGATGGTGCAGGTCGGCAATGAGACGAACCAGTCGTTTATCGGGGAGAAAGATTGGACGAAGATTAGTGCTTTATTTAATAAGGGAAGCCAGGCGGTGCGTGCCGTGGATCCGAATATTCTCGTGGCACTGCATTTTACCAATCCGGAGACGCCGGGCCGCTATGCTTCCTATGCGAAGGCGCTGTCAGACAACCGCGTGGACTATGATGTCTTTGCCAGCTCGTATTATCCGTTCTGGCACGGTTCACTGAGCAATCTCACAGCAGTACTGAAGCAGGTAGCAGATACGTATGGTAAAAAAGTGATGGTGGCGGAAACGTCCTATGCGTATACATCTGAAGATGGCGATGGGCATGAGAATACCGCCCCGAGAAGCTCGGGACAGACGCTGGACTATCCGATCAGTGCTCAGGGGCAGGCCACGTCGGTCCGTAATGTCATTGAAGCGGTGTCCAATGTAGGCGATGCAGGCATTGGTGTATTTTATTGGGAGCCAGCCTGGCTGCCGGTAGGACCAAGAGCCGATGTCGAGCAGAACAAGCAGCTGTGGGAACAATATGGTTCCGGCTGGGCGGCGAGCTATGCTGCGGAATATGACCCTGACGATGCGGGCAAATGGTATGGCGGCAGCGCGGTAGACAACCAGGCGTTGTTTGATTTTACGGGTCATCCACTTCCTTCGCTGAATGTGTTTAACTACGTCAACACTGGAGCAGTTGCTGCGATCAAAGTGGATGCAGTCCAAGCGGTCACGTTAACGGCCAATGCGGGCGATAACATTTCGCTGCCGGATTCGGTCACCGTGATGTATAACGACGGCAGCACCGGAACACTTGCTGTGGAGTGGGATCAGGCGGTCTTAGCGCAAGCGGTGAGCCAGGGGGCGGGCAGTTACGTGATTAACGGGACAGCCAAAGGAGGTTATCCGGCGCAGGCGGTGCTGGAGATTCGTCGGCCGAATCTGCTGGTGAACGGAAGCTTTGAACAGAGCGATCTAAGCATGTGGAAGATTACTTACGGTGCCGAAAGCACACCGCACACTGACTACCAGAACAAAGCCTCTGATGCGAAGTCGGGCCAGTATTCGCTGCATTTCTATTCGGCGGATGCGGTCCATTTCCAGGTGGAACAGGCGGTCTACGGTTTGAAGCCCGGCTACTACGACCTCTCGATGTCGATTCAGGGCGGCGATGCGAAGAACGCGCAAATGAAATTGTTTGCCGCGACCGGCGGTAAGGAGGATAAGGTAGATACTGGTGTAAATGGCTGGGTACAGTGGAATCAGCCGGTCATTCGCGATATACGGGTAACCGACGGCAAGCTGACGGTGGGTGCTTCCATCCAGGCAGACGGCGGGGCGTGGGGATCGCTGGATGATTTCTATCTGACGTTCGTCCGGGATGTAGAGGCAGCACCGGGCAAAGATTCCTCCAAAAATTCGTCTACTGGTGGCGGCAGTATATCTGCCGTACAGAGCGAGAATGTGACAGTCAGTGTGGACGGCGGCAAGAACAGCAGTACTATGCTCTCCAATGTCGTCATTCAGCGGACAACGCTGTCCGACGGGTCGAAAAAAGACCGGGTCAGCTATGGAGCTGCTCAGGCACGGGAGGCATTGAGCAGCGTGAAGGCCGAAGGACGTTCCAGCGTCCGGCTGGTGATGCCTGATTCAAAGGATGAAGTCTCCGAGCTTGAATTCGCTCTGCCAAAGGATACGGCGAAGACGCTGGCGGATGCGGGGGTCGGTCTGGAAGTATACACTAACCATGCCCGTCTGATCCTGTCCCCATCAACGCTCGCTTCGATGGACGGGAACCGTCAGTTTACGCTCAGTCCGGTAAAGAGTGAAGCGGCAATCCAGGCGGTAGCGGAACGGGCAAAACAGAATAGCCTCGTGCAAGAAGCCGCCGGACAGGGTGAAGTTCGCGTTATTGGCCGACCGGTGATGATCGAGACGAATCTGCAGGGGCAGTCGGTAGAAATGGTGCTGCCACTGCCGCAGCAATCGCTGCCGAACTCTGCCGAAGAACGCCAGGCTTTCCTGAGCAATCTGGCTGTGTATGTGGAGCATGGCGACGGCACCAGAGAGCTGGTGCAGCCGACGCTGCTGTGGGACGGTAACCACCCGGCAGGACTCAGTTTTAGTGTAAACAAGTTCAGCACCTTTACGGTACTGCATCTGAACAAGCAGATCGCGAGCATAGGCGGAGAGCAGGAGAGTGAGCGTTCGCAACCGTATATGCAAGGCTATCCGAATGGGACATTCCAGCCGGCGCGTAGGATGACACGGGCGGAGCTGGCAGAGATTCTGTTTCGTCTGGCTGTTGACCGATCGGAGCAGCCGTTGGTGGAATCGTCAGCATCGCAGAATCGCCCTAACTATACGGATGTTGCTGGGCAGAACTGGGCTGCCGAAGCGATTGATACCGTGACAACGGCCGGATGGATGAAGGGATACAGCAGCAGCACTTTCGCACCGGAGCGTCCGATCACTAGAGCAGAGATGGCGACAGTGCTGGCACGCTGGAAGAATCTGAGCGGAGCAGCTTCGGCAACCTTCCCGGATACGACCGGACACTGGGCGAAAGATGATATTGCACGGGTACAGCAAGCCGACTATATGCATGGCATGCCGGACGGCAGCTTCCAGCCGGACCAGACTCTGAGCCGGGCAGAGGCGGTCACTTTGTTCAATCGGGTATGGAAGAGAGAGCCAGTATCCTTCACTAACTCGTCCAGGTGGTCAGATGTCCCGGTCGGACATTGGGCTTTCGGGGACATTGCCGCAGCAACAACCCGGATTCGCTAG
- a CDS encoding NAD(P)H-binding protein: protein MGKLLLTGVDGNLGRQAAEYLLKLVEKDQIIFCAYDPASLQEYAEQGIETHVTNFNKIDGLAKAFANADQLALISMPFVGIKRQNAHKNVVDAAKEAGVKQIIYTSLVNAADESNPSVEKLDHVYTEDYIKSVGLDYIFLRNSQYAEAMVTNYFTFVKSDGVLKNNQGDGKMAYISRKDCAKAVAYALAADNYHEAILNINGPELITMSDFIEIANEVTGHHVTYKQITDEENYGVFDAMGVPRTTDGKFAEDSEAPFSSEGMVTFGQAIRLGKMDIFTDDFKKLTGQDPVTVKYMFEHENEYQVGERHSKDN, encoded by the coding sequence ATGGGTAAATTATTATTAACAGGTGTAGATGGCAATCTGGGCAGACAAGCGGCTGAATATTTATTGAAATTAGTGGAAAAAGACCAAATTATTTTTTGTGCATATGATCCGGCATCTTTACAAGAATATGCAGAACAAGGTATTGAAACGCATGTGACCAATTTCAATAAAATAGACGGTCTTGCAAAAGCTTTTGCTAATGCAGATCAGCTTGCTTTAATCTCCATGCCTTTTGTAGGGATAAAACGCCAAAATGCACACAAAAACGTGGTCGATGCGGCGAAAGAAGCTGGAGTAAAACAAATCATCTATACTTCATTGGTTAACGCGGCTGATGAATCCAATCCAAGTGTTGAAAAACTGGACCATGTGTATACGGAAGATTATATCAAAAGTGTCGGGTTAGATTATATTTTCCTGCGTAATTCGCAATATGCGGAAGCTATGGTTACCAATTACTTCACCTTTGTGAAGTCTGACGGCGTGTTGAAAAATAACCAGGGTGACGGCAAGATGGCCTATATCTCACGGAAAGATTGTGCAAAGGCTGTCGCTTATGCATTAGCAGCAGACAACTATCATGAGGCAATATTAAATATAAATGGTCCTGAATTAATAACAATGTCCGACTTTATCGAGATTGCAAATGAAGTAACGGGTCATCATGTAACCTACAAGCAGATCACGGATGAAGAAAATTACGGCGTATTTGATGCAATGGGAGTTCCCAGAACAACGGATGGCAAATTTGCAGAAGATTCCGAAGCCCCCTTCTCTTCTGAAGGTATGGTTACCTTTGGACAAGCAATTCGCTTAGGGAAAATGGATATATTTACGGACGACTTCAAGAAGCTGACGGGCCAAGATCCCGTAACGGTGAAATATATGTTTGAACATGAGAATGAGTACCAAGTGGGGGAACGACACTCCAAAGATAATTAA
- a CDS encoding LysR family transcriptional regulator has translation MNLKRMKYFIDLVECRNFTETAKKNFVSQTTISQQIAAIENEFNIQLIDRKQIPIEPTKAGWLFYADAVVLWKQYNHMQTSMENFQKNNTQLLSIEYAAFTDIQSLLKFIPSFKENHPKIKLELNKVLLKDIAEYLQKGIYDVAVAFDSEFKGKEEILTHTLYSGRYYAAVSKQHPLFCCESISKDELYKYPLVMLNPMVIGDSYYLMIQHAMEDGYQPNILRTADDVETKLFYIITENLIGFFPDNYDLADLKEEVRFIPIHDSHHTFKIEIGYLKNNSNPALYSFLHQIQNSI, from the coding sequence ATGAATCTAAAAAGGATGAAATATTTTATAGATCTCGTTGAATGTAGAAATTTTACAGAAACAGCAAAGAAAAATTTTGTATCGCAGACTACGATTAGCCAACAAATTGCCGCAATTGAAAATGAGTTCAACATTCAGTTGATTGACAGAAAACAAATTCCGATTGAGCCTACAAAAGCGGGGTGGCTGTTTTATGCAGACGCCGTCGTGCTCTGGAAGCAATATAATCATATGCAAACAAGCATGGAAAATTTTCAGAAAAACAATACTCAATTATTGAGTATCGAATATGCTGCGTTCACAGATATCCAAAGCTTGTTGAAATTCATTCCTTCATTTAAAGAAAATCATCCAAAAATTAAACTTGAATTAAATAAAGTATTGCTAAAGGATATCGCTGAGTATCTGCAAAAAGGAATATATGACGTGGCCGTTGCCTTTGACTCAGAGTTTAAAGGGAAAGAGGAAATCCTAACCCATACATTATATAGCGGACGATACTACGCGGCTGTAAGTAAACAACATCCCCTCTTCTGTTGTGAATCCATCTCAAAGGATGAATTATATAAGTATCCGCTTGTCATGCTGAATCCAATGGTTATTGGAGACTCCTATTATTTAATGATTCAACATGCCATGGAAGATGGTTACCAGCCCAACATCCTTCGAACCGCAGATGATGTCGAAACCAAGCTGTTTTATATCATTACAGAGAATTTAATTGGCTTTTTTCCAGATAACTATGATCTTGCTGACCTGAAGGAAGAGGTCCGATTCATTCCCATACATGATTCACACCATACTTTTAAAATCGAAATAGGCTACTTAAAAAATAATTCAAATCCGGCATTGTACTCATTCCTGCATCAAATACAAAATTCGATTTAG